One stretch of Pseudoalteromonas shioyasakiensis DNA includes these proteins:
- a CDS encoding Bcr/CflA family efflux MFS transporter, producing MPSPETLNKRILLPLLASIVAITPLAIDLYLPAMLVIANDLQTTMPNVQISLSIYLAGYALGMLFFGPIADELGRRLLAKVGLALFGISSLALAFCSNIELFLSLRAVQAFTGAAATVVVPGIIRHIYRENTAKGMSYVSMIMMVAPLIAPTLGSLIMGISTWQVIFITLAVYSFAILALVQIHLIDIPIFKSQQRGLALFFNSYKTVFSRRSALADIASSMFASFAFFCFLTSVPYVYLDFFKVDEQLFGVLFAFNVLALMFGNFMNTRLVPRLGSRKLLFIGLAIGFVSGGALLLFSVMHLSLYFIVASIAPLMMSLGIVASNADSLILMQFEEKSGTATAVIGTLRFGSGALVGPILAFVHPQSAIPFSAMMFSALILILLVQLWHRKRYQST from the coding sequence ATGCCTTCCCCTGAGACTTTAAATAAACGCATTTTATTGCCTTTACTGGCAAGTATTGTCGCGATTACGCCTTTGGCAATTGATTTATATTTACCGGCAATGTTGGTAATTGCTAACGACCTACAAACAACCATGCCAAATGTGCAAATATCACTCAGTATTTATTTAGCGGGTTATGCCCTTGGTATGCTTTTTTTTGGCCCGATAGCCGATGAACTTGGCAGGCGATTACTCGCTAAGGTTGGCTTAGCACTATTTGGTATAAGCTCATTAGCACTGGCGTTTTGTTCTAATATCGAATTATTTTTATCTCTCAGGGCGGTACAAGCATTCACTGGCGCCGCTGCAACGGTCGTTGTGCCGGGTATTATTCGCCACATTTATCGAGAAAACACCGCCAAGGGTATGTCTTACGTATCAATGATCATGATGGTTGCCCCGCTCATTGCTCCTACTCTTGGCTCATTGATCATGGGTATTTCAACCTGGCAGGTCATTTTTATTACCTTAGCTGTCTATAGCTTTGCAATTTTAGCTTTAGTGCAAATTCATTTAATCGATATTCCAATCTTTAAGAGTCAGCAACGTGGCTTGGCACTGTTCTTTAATAGTTATAAAACGGTATTTTCCCGTCGTAGCGCCCTTGCCGATATTGCCAGCTCAATGTTTGCCTCATTTGCATTCTTTTGCTTTTTAACATCGGTACCTTATGTATATCTCGATTTTTTTAAAGTAGATGAGCAATTGTTCGGGGTGTTATTCGCCTTTAACGTGTTGGCTTTAATGTTCGGTAACTTTATGAATACACGTTTAGTGCCGCGCTTGGGTTCTCGTAAGCTTTTATTTATTGGCCTTGCCATTGGCTTCGTTTCTGGTGGGGCATTACTGTTATTCAGTGTGATGCATTTATCATTGTATTTTATCGTTGCAAGCATCGCACCACTGATGATGAGCCTAGGTATTGTAGCGAGTAATGCAGACTCATTGATACTAATGCAGTTTGAGGAAAAGTCAGGTACTGCAACAGCCGTTATTGGTACATTAAGATTCGGCAGTGGCGCTTTAGTTGGCCCTATCCTTGCCTTTGTTCACCCTCAAAGTGCCATTCCATTTTCTGCGATGATGTTCAGCGCACTGATACTTATCTTACTAGTGCAGCTTTGGCATCGAAAACGATACCAATCGACTTAA
- the grpE gene encoding nucleotide exchange factor GrpE, producing the protein MSEQTKSPEQEVELNEEFEQMQAEVEAAEKAAEQVDGEEMSPEAEIALLHSELEAAKQTINDQKDSVVRAAADVENMRRRAAQDVEKAHKFALEKFANELLPVIDNLERAIEFSDKENEQLKPVLEGIEMTVKSFNDAVSKFGVEIVNPQGEQFNPEFHQAMSIQPSNDVAPNTVLAVMQKGYTLNGRLLRPAMVMVSKEAE; encoded by the coding sequence ATGTCTGAGCAGACAAAATCACCAGAGCAAGAAGTTGAACTAAACGAAGAATTTGAGCAAATGCAAGCTGAAGTAGAAGCTGCAGAAAAAGCAGCTGAGCAAGTTGATGGCGAAGAAATGAGCCCTGAAGCTGAAATTGCATTACTACACAGCGAACTAGAGGCAGCTAAACAAACGATTAACGACCAAAAAGACAGTGTTGTTCGTGCTGCAGCAGATGTTGAGAACATGCGTCGTCGTGCCGCTCAAGATGTAGAAAAAGCGCATAAGTTTGCACTTGAAAAGTTTGCTAACGAATTACTACCAGTTATCGATAACCTAGAGCGTGCTATTGAGTTTTCTGATAAAGAAAATGAGCAGCTTAAGCCTGTCCTTGAAGGTATTGAGATGACAGTTAAAAGCTTTAATGATGCAGTATCAAAATTCGGTGTTGAAATTGTTAACCCTCAAGGTGAGCAATTTAATCCTGAATTCCATCAAGCAATGTCAATTCAGCCAAGCAATGATGTAGCACCCAATACTGTTCTTGCAGTAATGCAGAAAGGTTATACATTAAATGGCCGTTTATTACGTCCAGCAATGGTTATGGTATCGAAAGAAGCTGAATAA
- a CDS encoding HrcA family transcriptional regulator, whose protein sequence is MKLNPRDQQIFSAVMSLYCNGEGQPVASTRIAKQKGMAVCSATVRNAMARLEKVGLLYSPHTSAGRVPTNAGFDYWLTEFFALPEIATYWQPEQAQLVELAHGLSQRYKVCCCVGLPQVSSQLVFRVEVLDFDGSNWLILLIDRAGQSHNICITKPEDSSDAVRYQFATWLNTVFSQQTLMEGLYRMQAMAGTAPHNCHDSLTQWTRQLSQKLGSDNSIVVGENYLYRQVDCQTSLNIGVSFLNFVEDKLAFKNGLSVLNTEQLPFTDCNELMVISVPYFNNHEYQSRFCVICPKSAQIEAIIQEFKLIGSSAS, encoded by the coding sequence ATGAAATTAAATCCGCGTGACCAACAAATTTTTTCAGCTGTAATGAGCCTTTACTGTAATGGAGAAGGTCAGCCTGTTGCCTCAACTCGTATTGCCAAACAAAAAGGTATGGCAGTATGTTCAGCAACAGTGCGTAATGCAATGGCACGGCTTGAAAAAGTGGGCTTATTATATTCGCCCCATACTTCAGCAGGCCGTGTGCCTACCAATGCTGGGTTTGATTATTGGCTCACAGAGTTTTTTGCTCTGCCTGAAATCGCAACATATTGGCAGCCTGAACAAGCACAATTAGTTGAGCTTGCCCATGGTTTAAGTCAACGCTATAAAGTGTGTTGCTGTGTGGGATTACCTCAAGTCAGCTCACAGCTGGTTTTCCGAGTAGAGGTGCTAGATTTTGATGGTAGTAATTGGCTTATTTTATTAATCGATAGAGCAGGGCAGAGCCATAATATTTGTATTACCAAACCTGAAGACTCATCTGATGCCGTTCGCTATCAGTTTGCCACTTGGCTCAATACTGTATTTAGCCAGCAAACCTTAATGGAAGGTTTATATCGTATGCAGGCAATGGCAGGCACTGCACCACATAATTGCCATGACTCACTGACACAATGGACTCGGCAATTAAGTCAAAAGCTTGGTTCAGACAATAGCATTGTAGTGGGTGAAAACTACCTTTACCGCCAAGTTGATTGCCAGACCAGTTTAAATATAGGTGTATCATTTTTAAATTTTGTTGAAGATAAACTCGCATTTAAAAATGGTTTATCGGTTTTAAATACAGAACAATTACCATTTACGGATTGTAATGAGCTGATGGTGATCAGCGTTCCATATTTTAATAACCATGAATACCAGAGTCGATTTTGTGTAATTTGTCCAAAATCAGCGCAAATAGAAGCAATCATCCAAGAATTTAAGTTAATCGGCTCATCAGCCTCTTGA
- the dapB gene encoding 4-hydroxy-tetrahydrodipicolinate reductase encodes MNRIGVFGANGRMGLALLEAVSKKNDAKLTGAYVRDNSPLLDIAVNQLNSAASADVSFSKETEVKDADVLIDFTLPAGMRNHLQTAVEKNIAMVIGTTGLNQDDIDALNEAAKHIPIVFARNYSVGVNLLLNLVQTAAVKFGDDMDIEIFEAHHRHKIDAPSGTALAIGEAIAEAKGWQHDEVARFDRSNDEHAKSQNEIGYSVMRGGDIVGEHTAYFATSGERLELTHKASSRMTFALGAVRAAGWLKNKPAGLYDMQDVLDLK; translated from the coding sequence ATGAACCGCATAGGTGTATTTGGCGCAAACGGCCGCATGGGACTTGCACTTTTAGAAGCAGTCTCAAAAAAAAATGACGCAAAATTAACGGGCGCGTACGTGCGTGATAACTCGCCACTTTTAGATATAGCGGTTAATCAATTAAACAGTGCTGCATCAGCGGATGTATCATTTAGTAAAGAAACAGAAGTAAAAGATGCTGATGTATTGATTGATTTCACCTTACCGGCAGGAATGCGCAACCACTTGCAAACAGCGGTCGAAAAAAATATCGCAATGGTAATTGGTACCACGGGCCTCAACCAAGATGATATTGATGCCCTCAATGAAGCAGCGAAACACATTCCGATTGTTTTTGCTCGCAACTATAGCGTAGGTGTGAATTTACTGCTTAACTTAGTGCAGACTGCGGCTGTGAAGTTTGGTGATGACATGGACATTGAAATATTTGAAGCCCATCATCGTCATAAAATTGATGCGCCATCAGGGACTGCATTGGCAATTGGTGAAGCTATTGCCGAGGCAAAAGGCTGGCAGCATGATGAAGTCGCGCGTTTTGATAGAAGCAATGACGAACACGCAAAATCGCAAAATGAAATCGGTTATTCGGTCATGAGAGGCGGAGATATAGTAGGTGAACACACCGCATATTTCGCAACTTCTGGCGAAAGGCTAGAATTAACTCATAAAGCAAGTTCAAGAATGACCTTCGCGTTAGGTGCTGTAAGAGCTGCGGGCTGGTTGAAAAACAAACCAGCTGGACTTTATGACATGCAAGATGTGCTTGACTTGAAGTAG
- the carA gene encoding glutamine-hydrolyzing carbamoyl-phosphate synthase small subunit encodes MTKSALLVLEDGTVFRGTAIGADGMSVGEVVFNTSMTGYQEILTDPSYAEQIVTLTYPHIGNTGTNSEDEEAGQIWAKGLVIRDLPLLASNFRNEQSLSDYLKERNILGIADIDTRKLTRILRDKGAQNGCIIAGDELDENKALEAAQAFPGLKGMDLAKVVSTKENFEWRESSWTLGSGFKTLEAADEKFHVVAYDFGVKRNILRMLVDRGCKLTVVPAQTSAEDVLALNPDGIFLSNGPGDPEPCTYAIEAIKTFLETDTPIFGICLGHQLLALASGAQTVKMKFGHHGGNHPVKDLDRNVVMITAQNHGFAADEATLPANLRATHVSLFDGTLQGIHRTDKPAFSFQGHPEASPGPHDAAPLFDHFIDLMQARSN; translated from the coding sequence TTGACTAAATCCGCTCTGTTAGTCCTAGAAGACGGCACAGTGTTTCGCGGTACTGCAATCGGCGCTGACGGCATGTCAGTCGGTGAAGTAGTATTCAATACGTCTATGACTGGTTATCAAGAAATTTTGACTGACCCTTCATACGCGGAACAAATCGTAACTTTGACGTACCCACATATCGGTAATACGGGTACTAACAGCGAAGACGAAGAAGCGGGTCAAATCTGGGCTAAAGGCCTAGTGATCCGTGATTTGCCACTGCTAGCAAGTAATTTCCGTAACGAGCAATCGTTAAGTGATTACTTAAAAGAACGCAATATCTTAGGTATTGCAGACATCGACACTCGTAAATTAACACGTATCTTACGTGATAAAGGCGCTCAAAATGGTTGTATCATTGCAGGCGACGAGTTAGATGAGAATAAAGCGCTTGAAGCTGCGCAAGCCTTCCCAGGCTTAAAAGGCATGGATTTAGCAAAAGTTGTCTCAACCAAGGAAAATTTTGAGTGGCGCGAATCAAGCTGGACTTTAGGTTCAGGCTTTAAAACGCTAGAAGCAGCAGACGAGAAGTTCCACGTTGTTGCTTATGACTTCGGTGTTAAACGTAATATCTTACGTATGTTAGTTGACCGCGGTTGTAAATTAACTGTCGTTCCTGCACAAACATCTGCAGAAGATGTACTGGCATTAAACCCAGACGGTATCTTCTTATCAAATGGCCCTGGTGATCCAGAGCCGTGTACTTACGCGATTGAAGCCATTAAAACTTTCCTAGAAACAGACACGCCAATTTTTGGTATCTGTTTAGGTCACCAATTACTTGCACTTGCTTCAGGTGCACAAACGGTGAAAATGAAGTTTGGTCACCACGGTGGTAACCACCCAGTTAAAGACCTTGACCGCAATGTTGTAATGATCACAGCGCAAAACCACGGTTTCGCAGCTGACGAAGCAACATTACCAGCGAATTTACGTGCAACTCACGTTTCATTATTCGATGGCACACTACAAGGTATTCACCGCACAGATAAGCCTGCATTTAGCTTCCAAGGTCACCCAGAAGCAAGCCCAGGTCCACATGATGCGGCGCCATTATTTGACCACTTCATCGACTTGATGCAAGCACGTTCTAACTAA
- a CDS encoding nucleoside-binding protein, whose translation MNLKKILSVAALCAVSTSGYAANWSSTQLHVNNGEHKNPFSLTKSNTTVVSLQHASGYDYGDNFFFIDYSNDDRQDGYQDKDFYGEWYSTFSLSKISDSDFSYGAIADVGLTAGFNAAGDSKVLKYLPGVKLSWQAPGFSFLSTLFTAYIDDSEGVARGGAPTETNSWMIDVAWGYPFTIGSQKFNVTGHVEYIAERENEFGEDVKAWILAQPIITWDLGHAMSMKENTLLLGLEWQYWHNKLGTDTTESVPQLHVEWTF comes from the coding sequence ATGAACTTGAAAAAGATCCTTTCTGTTGCTGCGCTATGTGCAGTAAGTACTTCAGGCTATGCCGCTAATTGGAGCTCTACGCAATTACACGTTAATAACGGTGAACACAAAAATCCGTTTTCATTAACTAAGTCAAATACCACGGTTGTTTCATTGCAACACGCTTCTGGTTACGACTATGGCGATAACTTCTTTTTTATTGATTACAGCAATGACGACCGTCAGGATGGCTATCAAGATAAAGACTTTTACGGCGAGTGGTACTCAACATTCAGCTTATCAAAAATCTCTGACAGTGACTTCTCATACGGCGCAATTGCTGATGTAGGTTTAACTGCAGGTTTTAATGCTGCAGGCGATTCTAAAGTTCTTAAGTATTTACCAGGTGTAAAACTTAGCTGGCAGGCACCTGGCTTTAGCTTTTTATCTACTTTATTTACCGCTTATATCGATGACAGTGAAGGCGTAGCACGCGGTGGTGCCCCCACTGAAACAAATAGCTGGATGATTGATGTTGCATGGGGCTACCCATTCACTATCGGCTCACAAAAGTTCAACGTAACGGGCCATGTAGAATACATTGCTGAGCGTGAAAACGAATTTGGCGAAGATGTTAAAGCGTGGATTTTAGCGCAGCCAATCATCACGTGGGATTTAGGTCACGCAATGAGCATGAAAGAAAATACGCTACTGCTAGGCCTTGAGTGGCAATACTGGCACAACAAACTAGGTACAGACACAACTGAATCAGTACCACAACTTCACGTTGAGTGGACGTTCTAA
- the recN gene encoding DNA repair protein RecN, producing the protein MLIGLEIKNFAIVSNLSTEWHNGMTAITGETGAGKSIAIDALSLCLGERADAGAVRPGTDRAEICAQFDISQLPLAQHFLEQHLLSNSEGECLLRRVICKNGRSKSYINGSSVTAAQLKELGQYLISIHGQHAHQHLLKAEHQLHLLDAYAGHNQLLADVKERYKAYQALLKEFNQLEQQQQQQAAQKQLLEYQVAELDEFALQPGEFEEIEAEHHKLSHSQTILESCQRELQHLYESDEQSACSLLQHSAQQFAELANYDESLSSIASLLSEAAVQVEEASREIRSYVDVTDLDPARLDEVETRLAGAMDLARKHHIKPEELVKFHQSIAEELASISYNSDRLVALESEISSALKQYKQAAQLLSESRHSYAETLNQLISDSMANLSMENGKFAIDIQQTTDKAPSAMGFDTVSFLVSTNPGQPMQALSKVASGGELSRISLAIQVIIAQRVTTPTLIFDEVDVGISGPTASAVGKLLRQLGKSTQVICVTHLPQVASSGHQQFFVAKEIANGETFTQMNKLSKDGRIDEIARLLAGDNISKMARANAKELISAHA; encoded by the coding sequence ATGTTAATCGGGTTAGAAATTAAAAACTTTGCCATTGTAAGTAATTTAAGTACTGAGTGGCACAATGGTATGACAGCCATTACAGGTGAAACAGGTGCGGGGAAATCAATTGCAATTGATGCCCTCTCTTTATGTTTAGGCGAACGCGCTGATGCTGGTGCTGTTCGCCCTGGTACTGATCGTGCAGAAATTTGTGCACAATTTGATATTAGCCAACTCCCTCTTGCCCAACACTTTTTAGAGCAACATTTACTTTCAAACAGTGAAGGCGAATGTTTACTACGCCGTGTTATTTGCAAAAATGGCCGCAGCAAGAGCTATATTAATGGCAGCTCAGTTACAGCTGCACAGTTAAAAGAGTTAGGTCAGTATTTAATTTCTATTCACGGACAACATGCCCATCAGCATTTATTAAAAGCTGAACATCAATTACATCTGCTTGATGCCTATGCTGGCCACAATCAATTATTAGCTGATGTTAAAGAACGCTATAAAGCCTACCAAGCATTACTCAAAGAGTTTAACCAGCTTGAGCAACAACAACAGCAACAAGCCGCTCAAAAGCAATTACTTGAATATCAAGTAGCTGAGCTAGATGAATTTGCCCTGCAACCTGGCGAGTTTGAAGAGATTGAAGCTGAGCATCACAAGTTAAGCCATAGTCAAACCATCTTAGAGTCATGCCAACGTGAGCTACAACACTTATACGAAAGTGATGAACAAAGTGCTTGTTCGTTATTGCAACACAGCGCACAGCAATTTGCTGAGCTTGCGAACTACGATGAAAGCTTATCAAGTATTGCATCACTACTAAGTGAAGCTGCAGTGCAAGTTGAAGAAGCAAGTCGTGAAATTCGCAGCTATGTTGATGTTACTGACTTAGATCCTGCCCGTTTAGATGAAGTAGAAACCCGCTTAGCAGGTGCTATGGACCTTGCCCGTAAACATCACATAAAACCTGAAGAGCTTGTTAAATTTCATCAGTCGATTGCAGAAGAGTTAGCATCAATCAGCTATAACAGTGACCGCCTTGTTGCTCTTGAAAGCGAAATTAGTTCTGCCCTTAAGCAATACAAACAAGCAGCTCAACTATTGAGTGAAAGCCGTCATAGTTACGCTGAGACACTTAATCAGCTAATCAGCGATAGCATGGCGAATTTATCTATGGAAAACGGCAAATTTGCGATTGATATTCAACAAACTACCGATAAAGCACCAAGTGCAATGGGCTTTGATACGGTTTCGTTTTTGGTGTCGACGAACCCAGGTCAACCAATGCAAGCCCTCTCTAAGGTAGCCTCTGGGGGTGAGTTATCACGTATTAGTTTAGCTATTCAGGTTATTATTGCTCAACGTGTTACTACGCCTACACTGATTTTCGATGAAGTAGATGTGGGGATTTCAGGCCCAACCGCCTCTGCTGTCGGCAAGCTTTTACGCCAACTAGGTAAATCAACTCAAGTTATTTGTGTGACTCACCTTCCGCAAGTTGCTAGCTCTGGGCATCAACAATTTTTTGTAGCAAAAGAAATTGCAAATGGCGAAACCTTTACGCAAATGAATAAACTTTCAAAAGATGGTCGTATTGATGAAATTGCACGACTACTCGCAGGCGATAACATTAGTAAAATGGCAAGAGCTAATGCCAAAGAGCTTATTAGCGCACATGCATAA
- the nadK gene encoding NAD(+) kinase has product MDSPFKTIGLIGKPNHSAAAATLGRLHTFLRALGFEVLVEQRTGRQLEDVPAENLVKLVDLGERADLAIVVGGDGNMLGAARVLARFDVAVIGVNRGNLGFLTDLNPEGFEASLEQVLSGQFLEEKRFLLEVEVYRHAELKSANLAVNEAVLHADKVAHMIEFEAFINNDFVFSQRSDGLIVSTPTGSTAYSLSGGGPILTPELNAISLVPMFPHTLSSRPLVVDADNEVRLKLSLENTDSLQVSCDSHVVLAVLPGDEVVIKKADKRLRLIHPKEYSYYNVLRKKLNWGSRLF; this is encoded by the coding sequence ATGGATTCACCGTTTAAAACCATAGGTCTAATTGGCAAACCTAATCACAGTGCCGCGGCTGCCACACTTGGTCGCTTGCACACATTCTTGCGTGCGTTAGGATTTGAAGTACTAGTAGAACAACGCACTGGCCGCCAGCTTGAAGACGTACCTGCTGAAAACCTAGTTAAATTGGTAGATTTAGGTGAACGTGCAGACTTAGCCATAGTAGTGGGCGGCGATGGCAATATGCTTGGTGCAGCAAGAGTTTTAGCACGTTTTGATGTAGCCGTAATAGGTGTAAACCGTGGCAATTTAGGCTTTTTAACCGATTTAAACCCTGAAGGTTTCGAAGCCAGCCTTGAACAAGTGCTAAGTGGCCAATTCCTCGAAGAAAAGCGCTTTTTGCTTGAAGTTGAAGTATATCGTCATGCTGAACTAAAAAGTGCGAATTTGGCGGTTAATGAAGCTGTATTACACGCCGATAAAGTCGCTCATATGATTGAGTTTGAGGCCTTTATAAACAACGATTTTGTGTTCTCACAGCGCTCTGATGGATTAATTGTATCAACGCCAACGGGTTCAACAGCTTATTCACTTTCTGGTGGCGGTCCTATTTTAACTCCAGAGCTGAACGCAATTTCACTCGTTCCGATGTTCCCGCACACTCTATCAAGCCGTCCCCTTGTGGTTGATGCGGATAATGAAGTGCGCTTAAAACTTAGTCTTGAAAATACCGATAGCTTACAAGTCAGCTGCGACAGTCATGTAGTCTTAGCTGTGTTACCTGGTGATGAAGTGGTGATAAAAAAAGCAGATAAAAGACTGCGTTTAATACATCCAAAAGAGTACTCTTACTACAACGTACTGAGAAAAAAGTTAAACTGGGGAAGCCGCTTATTTTAA
- a CDS encoding M48 family metallopeptidase produces MKKLIMAVLATAVLAGCKTSPTGRTQIALYSDQQMSQMGQASFAEMKKTQPVNTDPSVNAYVKCIADDVIAVLPNEYAKQSWEVVVFEENSANAFALPGGYIGVHTGLLKVAVNQDQLATVLGHEVAHVIAEHSNERVSQNALLQTGLQVGGAALDMGNVQYRGEIMQALGLGAQFGVVLPFSRSHESEADIVGLDLMAKAGFNPEQSVSLWQNMSAAGSSGTPEFMSTHPAPGNRIKELQKHMSDALKAQKAAKAKGKNPQCKL; encoded by the coding sequence ATGAAAAAGTTAATCATGGCAGTGTTAGCCACCGCTGTTTTAGCTGGCTGTAAAACCTCTCCAACAGGGCGCACGCAAATCGCGCTATATTCAGACCAACAGATGAGTCAAATGGGTCAAGCAAGTTTTGCTGAAATGAAAAAAACGCAACCTGTTAATACTGATCCAAGTGTCAATGCTTATGTGAAGTGTATTGCTGATGATGTTATTGCAGTTTTACCTAACGAGTATGCAAAGCAGTCTTGGGAAGTCGTTGTGTTTGAAGAAAATTCAGCGAATGCATTTGCATTACCTGGTGGTTATATTGGCGTTCATACAGGTTTATTAAAAGTTGCTGTAAACCAAGACCAACTTGCAACAGTACTAGGTCACGAAGTAGCACACGTTATTGCTGAGCACTCTAATGAACGTGTATCACAAAATGCACTGTTACAAACAGGCCTGCAAGTTGGTGGTGCAGCACTTGATATGGGTAATGTGCAATATCGAGGCGAAATTATGCAAGCTTTGGGGTTAGGTGCCCAATTTGGTGTAGTGCTGCCGTTTAGCCGCTCACATGAATCAGAAGCAGATATTGTCGGCCTAGATTTAATGGCAAAAGCAGGGTTTAACCCAGAGCAATCAGTATCGCTTTGGCAAAATATGAGTGCAGCAGGCAGTAGCGGCACCCCAGAGTTTATGTCGACTCACCCAGCACCGGGTAACCGAATTAAAGAGCTACAAAAGCATATGTCGGATGCATTAAAAGCCCAAAAAGCTGCTAAAGCAAAAGGCAAAAACCCACAGTGTAAACTGTAA
- a CDS encoding Na+/H+ antiporter NhaC family protein, with protein MQPSFNKTKAKLSLLPLLVFVGLFLGAGLYLQSQGVDYAFYQLPAPVAILPAIMLAFILNRNTINHSVETFIKGAGHSNIITMCLIYLLAGAFSAVAGATGGVDAVVNAGLSLIPPALLLPGLFLIAAVVSTAMGTSMGTIGAIGPIAYAVAQKTGIDPSLMAGTIVSGAMFGDNLSIISDTTIAATRTQGCEMKDKFRENLKIALPAAALTIGLLFFLTPAAEAVETQDFDILLVLPYAFILVLAVMGFNVFVVLFSGIIFAALMGFTGSYEGASFVKDVYKGFTDMQEIFLLSMFIGGLSEFIRINGGLDYIANKIQAITKIIAKWHRKVADQLGIAALVMTSNLCIANNTVSIIVAGPIAKKLADDGEITGKRSASLLDIFACVTQGSLPYGAQALLLGATFKISPWQVSTSSYYCFILAFTAVAVICLRRNKA; from the coding sequence ATGCAGCCATCATTTAATAAAACAAAAGCAAAACTTTCTTTGCTGCCGCTTTTGGTGTTTGTCGGCTTATTTTTAGGCGCTGGCTTATACTTACAGTCTCAAGGTGTCGATTACGCCTTCTATCAATTGCCTGCCCCTGTGGCAATTTTACCTGCCATCATGCTGGCTTTTATCTTAAATAGAAATACCATCAACCACAGTGTTGAAACCTTTATTAAAGGTGCGGGCCATAGCAACATCATCACTATGTGTTTGATTTATCTGCTTGCCGGTGCGTTTTCTGCCGTTGCAGGTGCAACGGGTGGTGTCGATGCCGTTGTTAATGCGGGTTTATCACTCATTCCGCCAGCTTTATTACTACCTGGATTATTTTTAATCGCTGCGGTTGTGTCGACTGCAATGGGTACTTCAATGGGGACTATCGGTGCTATTGGCCCGATTGCTTATGCAGTCGCCCAAAAAACAGGCATTGATCCATCATTGATGGCAGGCACGATTGTATCGGGTGCAATGTTTGGTGATAACTTATCAATCATTTCTGACACAACTATTGCTGCAACCCGTACGCAAGGCTGTGAAATGAAAGATAAATTCCGTGAGAACTTAAAAATTGCCTTACCCGCTGCAGCATTAACTATCGGTTTGTTATTCTTCTTAACGCCTGCAGCTGAAGCTGTAGAAACACAAGATTTCGATATTTTATTAGTGTTACCTTATGCCTTTATCTTAGTACTCGCAGTAATGGGCTTTAACGTCTTTGTGGTGCTGTTTAGCGGTATTATCTTCGCTGCACTAATGGGCTTTACTGGCAGCTATGAAGGTGCCAGTTTTGTTAAGGATGTCTATAAAGGTTTTACTGATATGCAGGAAATTTTCTTGCTATCGATGTTTATTGGTGGCCTTTCAGAGTTTATCCGTATTAATGGTGGACTTGATTATATTGCTAACAAAATTCAAGCAATTACGAAAATCATTGCAAAATGGCACCGTAAGGTCGCGGATCAATTAGGTATTGCGGCACTGGTGATGACCAGTAACTTATGTATTGCTAATAATACGGTATCAATCATTGTTGCTGGCCCAATTGCTAAAAAATTAGCGGATGATGGCGAAATTACTGGTAAGCGTTCAGCAAGCTTACTTGATATTTTTGCTTGTGTAACACAAGGCTCACTACCTTATGGCGCACAAGCGTTACTTCTCGGTGCGACTTTCAAAATTAGCCCTTGGCAGGTGTCTACTTCATCTTACTATTGCTTTATTCTTGCCTTTACAGCTGTGGCTGTAATTTGCTTACGTCGGAATAAAGCTTAA